The genomic stretch AGCACTCCCAGGCCGGAAAAATCACCTTGGCGCAGTACGGCCATATCCTCTTTTTCCAGGCTGCCCAGCATTTCATAAGGAATTCGTCCTTCTGTTTCTGTGATGGAAAACAACCTGGGGTATCGGTTGACCACCGCTCTGATTTTCGGGTCGGATATATCTGCAGTCAAATACCGGCTTTTACCTTCGGCTCCCGGTACCAGACGGGTTTGCATGGTATCGGTTTGAGGCACAATATACCGGTCAATGGCTATCTTGGTCACATAGGGCAGAGAAAGATCGAGCAGGGTGATACAGATAACCAGAACAATCGACCATAGCAGCAACCCTTTATACGGCCCGGCATAGGGATATAGACGTCTGAGCAGCTTGGTGTCGTAAGGCCGACCAAGCTTTTGTTCTTCGAAATATCCGAAATCTGTTCTCATAATGTTATTTTCGACTACTCACGTAGCCAGGCTGAAGCAGTTTAGACTGAAGGCTGAAGGGGTCAAAAGAGCAAGCTTATCGTCCTTTGGCGGAATGTGATTCTTGCACCAAACATGGTTTCAAAATATGCTTTTTCCTAACAGTCTTCAACCTTCGGCCTATCCACCTGAGTTGTTATAATTTTACGTCGCCTCCAACCCTTCTTCAATTTCCTGCAGGCGATATGTTTTGGCGTAGTATCGGTTGTTTTCCATCAGCCGCGCGTGGGTACCGGACTCCACCATCCGTCCCTGGTCCAGGGTGACAATTTGATCGGCAAATCGGACGGCGGATAACCGGTGGGAAACAATAATGATCGTCCGTAAACCGGCCATGTCCGCTATGGATTTGATGATCGCCGCCCCTGTTTCCAGATCCACCTGGCTGATGGGATCATCAAAAATCAGCACGGGCGTTTCCCGCAAAAATGCACGTGCCAGGGCAATCCGCTGTTTTTGCCCTCCGGACAGGATGACCCCCTTTTCGCCGGTGACCGTATCAAAACCGTGGGGAAATGATTGAACGGTCTGGTAAAACGATGCCATGGCGGATGCCCTGACCAACTCCTGTTGGCTAACCTGCCGGTTGCCAAGGGTGATATTTTCCCTGACGGTTCCGGCAAACAAAAACGGCTCCTGGGGGACGAAGGAAATTTTAGACCTCAGCCCGTTGAGCTGAATCGATCGAACATCTTGTTGATCCAGCAATACCTGTCCATCCGACACATCATAAAGCCTTGGAATCAGGCTTAACAGGGTTGTTTTTCCACTTCCCGGCGGACCCACGATGCCCAGCATTTTTCCGGGCGCAAGATCGATATCGATTTCACCCAGTGCGGGGGAAAGAGTATTTTTATAGGAAAATGAAACATGATCAAAAACGATGCGTCCCTGGATATGATTGGCCGGTTTGGCAGCGGGCTGATTGGCAATCTCAGGCCGGGTCTGTAAAATGCCGTTTAATCGGTCGAGAGATGCCCTGCCCCGCTGAATCAGGTTGGTGACCCATCCCAGGGCCATCATCGGCCAGGTAAGGATTCCAAGGTAGCTGATAAATGCCACAAAATCTCCCGGGGTGATGGTAAGGGAAATTGCCTGGCGGCCGCCGAAATAAAGCACCATGGCCAGGCTGATATTGGTAAACAGCAGCATCATGGGAAAAAAAGAACCGACAATTTTGACCAGACTTAGATTTTTTTGCACATACTGCTTGGATATGGCATTAACTTTTTGGGCTTCCAAGTTTTGCAGGTTATAGGCTTTTACAATCCTAATTCCGGCAAACCGCTCCCTGACCACCTCGGTTAAATCGGAAAATGCCCCCTGAACTTCAAGGTATCTTTGGTGCATTTTTCTGCTGAAAAACAGTGTTCCCACCACAATGAACGGCATGGGGATCAGTACCAGCAGGGTGAGTGTGATATTGATGTATGCCATGAAACCGATGGACGCCATGCCGAGCACAATGGAATCGTTGAGTGCAACCATGCCCATACCTGTGGCCATGCGGATCTGTTGAATATCGTTGGTGGCATGGGCCATTAGATCCCCTGTCCGGGTCTTATCGAAAAAGGAAGCGGAAAGCATCTGAATATGGGCAAAGAATGTGTTTCGCAGGCCCTCTTCCACCCGCCTGGAGGTACCCAGGAGGCAACGCCGCCACAGATAACGAAAAACACCAATCATTAAAGCAATTCCGGCCATCCACACACTGTACAAGAAAAGCCCTTTTGCATCGATTTGCAGCGCGGTGAGATCGTCAATGGCCCATTTTAAGATTCGGGGAATAAAAAGCTGCAACACATCCACAATAATCAGACAGACCAGTCCGCCAACAATCACCACACGGTTTTCTATGAAATATGGTTTGATTAGAGTCGTCGATTTCATTTGAATTAAATAAATAAGTTCTTCTCCAATTTAATTGGAGAAGAGGGTCCAAGCTTGACCCCTGGAACGCTCTGAAAAAATATTGACTCCCTTTATGATTATCTACTTGACTTGTGTTAATTAACTACAACGAATCGAAAGATAATCTAATAAATATAATTGCTGCTTTCAACAACTTCAAGCAATTTGTTTTTCCCACAGATTGACTTTCCGGCCACCTGTTGATATTATAATACGGTTATGGGATCAGGAAACGTGGTGGAATATATCGACCAACAAAAAATACTGTGTGCGGTCGTACTGGAGGTAAGGAACCAGCGACTAAGACTGCTTACCGAAAACAACCGGGAAGTGAATCTTTCGGCCAATCGCCTGTCACACAAATGCAAGACTCAAATTGATTTGTCCTCCGGCAGAAACAGGATGGTTCAGTCATTAAAAGAGATTGCCGATCTGCGGAAAGAGTTGATTAACCACGTGGATATTAAGGGCCTCTGGGAAGTTTTAAACACGGAACAGGAATGGATTGATGTGGCCACCATGACCGAGTTCTGTTTTCCTGACAATCCCTCCTGTGATCACGAATCAGCCGTGATACGGGCCTTTTTTAACAACCGACTCTATTTCAAATTTAACCCGGACAGTTTTTTTCCCAATACCCAGGAGCAGGTCACCAGAATTGCCGCCCGGGAAAAAGAGAATGCCCGCAAAAAACAACTCATCACCCAGGGAGCGGCCTGGATAAAAAGGGTGTTGAACGGCCGCTTTACCAAGCCGCTGTCTGATATAGAAGCAGAATTTGCGGATATCTTAAAATCGGCTTATCTTTGGGAAAAAGAAAGCAACCATTATGAAATCGGCAAGGTCATGCTGGCAAAGGCAGGCATCTATGACCTCAGCAGGGTTTTTCAGATTCTGCAAAAGATTGAGGTGTTCCATAAAGATGAAAACATCGACCTTTACAGGTATAACATACGCACCACTTTTCCCGACCAAGTGATTAAAGCCGCATCTGATCTTACCGAGCGGAAAACCGACTCACCGCAAAACGATTTTTCCCATACCAAACGGATCGACCTGACCGAATTATCCCTGATGACCATCGATGGACAGGCCACCGTTGATTTTGACGATGCCTTGAGCATCGAAGACAGGGGGGATCATTATAGGCTTGGCAT from Thermodesulfobacteriota bacterium encodes the following:
- a CDS encoding ABC transporter ATP-binding protein → MKSTTLIKPYFIENRVVIVGGLVCLIIVDVLQLFIPRILKWAIDDLTALQIDAKGLFLYSVWMAGIALMIGVFRYLWRRCLLGTSRRVEEGLRNTFFAHIQMLSASFFDKTRTGDLMAHATNDIQQIRMATGMGMVALNDSIVLGMASIGFMAYINITLTLLVLIPMPFIVVGTLFFSRKMHQRYLEVQGAFSDLTEVVRERFAGIRIVKAYNLQNLEAQKVNAISKQYVQKNLSLVKIVGSFFPMMLLFTNISLAMVLYFGGRQAISLTITPGDFVAFISYLGILTWPMMALGWVTNLIQRGRASLDRLNGILQTRPEIANQPAAKPANHIQGRIVFDHVSFSYKNTLSPALGEIDIDLAPGKMLGIVGPPGSGKTTLLSLIPRLYDVSDGQVLLDQQDVRSIQLNGLRSKISFVPQEPFLFAGTVRENITLGNRQVSQQELVRASAMASFYQTVQSFPHGFDTVTGEKGVILSGGQKQRIALARAFLRETPVLIFDDPISQVDLETGAAIIKSIADMAGLRTIIIVSHRLSAVRFADQIVTLDQGRMVESGTHARLMENNRYYAKTYRLQEIEEGLEAT